GACAGCTCTTTCAACTTCATGGCTTTCTTCTTCGTCTTCATGGCGCAGGTGGTGATCAGCATTATCCAGACTGTTGGCATTCCAGGCTGGGGAGTGTGGTAAGAGCTTTGACAAACACAGATATGTTTGAAATGAAGCGTAAATACAGATGGGTGACgaataaaagaaaaattctCCTAAGATATATGTGGATTTTTGATTATGGTGGTGGAGAGTGCCGTCTAACACACTTTCTCTAAAATCTGTGTTCAGTTGGGTTAAGATTTATTGTCTGTAAAGGCCCTAGCACAAGATTCCCTTTCAAACTCAATGACCTCATGTGGTCtttatttatgcatgtttatCTGTTATGTTTCTCCacgtatttatttttgtatttttcctaaAATTTGTAACTCAATCTGTAACTAAAGTGAAGAGTTTGAAGCACGAATATTGATCATTTCACAGATCCGCTTGGTGTTCTTTAGCACTGAACAGAAGGTGTTCCTAATAATTTTAAGCACAGAAAGATTAAAATAGTTTAGTCTACAGATTAGTCTATAGCATTACAGTTTTCTCCAGGTCAGTCCGGTTCACATACAGTAGGATGTAGACAAAACCTTTACTTTCTGATAAATTACAGTTATCAGACTttcaccttcagaaaaaaaacctcaaatagTGCAGCATATTACCTTAAACCACAGTTTTTTCAAAGTCTGACTTTGATGTCCCGCCTTTAACAATATTGATACCCTACATTTGTTCACAATTTGGCAAACTGGTACCATTAAAAGTATGCCAAATAAGCTATTAGCAGTCCCAGTTGGCTATATCCCCATCGATGTGCAGACCACTATCACATTACTTTGTTACAATATAAGCAGCGTCATTTTTCTGGTTTTTGCAGGTTTATTTTTCGTTGGAGAGGTAATAATATCCTTGGGAAGTCCAAGTCACACTGAATCTAAAAACATATCTATCATATCTGAGTGTTCAGACTCAGAGTTATGACTGAGTGTGAGGAGTGTGAGTTTTGGCACATACTGTAGGCTTTTTAAGTACCAGCATGCACCTTTCTCTTTCACATGATACAATGTCCTCGCCTAAAATGTCTCCCTCTGTTCCCCACTTAAACTCTCCTAAACTCCCGCCGGGGGAGACGTGCCGCAGTTAGAAAACCTCTGCTTTAAACCattgatttcaaatattttcGGTCATGAGTGCCATTGGCTTTGGTATGAGATATCACTAACTCTCCTGTTGTTCCCATCAGTGGCTGGCTGGCTACCATCACCTTCTTCAGCACCAACATTGGTTCAGCTGTGGTCATGCTGATTCCCACCATCATGTTTACTGCGGTGGCTGTACTCTCTTTCATCGCCCTCACAAAGGTGACCTATACATTTCTACTTTTTTAAGGAAAAATTTGTGTTGTTACAGTGCTTTCCGCCATTATCTATTATGAGTGTTGTTGTcattaaaatctaaaatactGTTTCAGCTTACTAAATAGCATCTTAGTATGAAATTTCGGGTGCAGGGTCATAGACTTGTAGCTTACATCCCCtgatacaaaatattttcctgTCCAAATTGTGTTGGTCATGAACCCATGCTTTTAAATTTGTACTCCACTCAAACTAGCAAACTGGGCTACCTAGCTTCAACTTGTTTAGTGAAAGCTAATTAACCTAGCTTGCTAATGTTAGCACGCTTGCAATTCATTAACATTGGAATCTTTCCAATCCAACCAATATGACATGAACGCAACATGATGTATGCAGTCTGAAGTATAGAGTGCTCAAATCACAGATTGGACCAAGCAATGGCTGACAGTGTCTGTAACCCGGCACAGATATTGCACCAATCAAATTAGAGTCCTGACATCATCAGTGGTTCAATGACAAATTCATGCCACCTAGAGAACACTAATGTAGGGGGCACTATCACTATTTTTACTTCTTagcaaacatgtattttaatttcaacTCGACTTTAATGCCAGAGATTTCTTTTCCTAGATAAAAGTAATGGTGGTTAAATGTCTCTTTGAATTACAACTTCTTATGCAGGTTCATAACTTCTACCGTGGCAGTGGTGGCAGCCTGGGTAAGGCCCAGGAGGAGTGGGCCAGTGGGGCCTGGAAAAATCCCCACGTCCAGCAGGCAGCTCAGCAGGCGGCCATGGGAGCCGCGCAGGGAGCCGTGCAGCAGAACCAGTACTCAGCAGCCCCGACCTACAACTACGACGACCCGATGTAGGGCAGAGGAGGGGGCCGGGCTGCCGAGTGGGAGCGATAAAAAAGGGATCAATTAAGAACACAATTCAGAATTAGGTGCCCTTCATTATAACACTGTACACGCTGAATTCAACCAGAACAAATGTAGAgaaaagtcatgtttttgttggagGTGAATTCTGACATACATGGAGTTAATATTTAAGTcacttcacatttaaatgaacagcCAGCtattaaaaagctgttttttaaaatatcttagCTGCTCATTTTTAgctggtcagtgtgtgtgttgctttctAATGGAGACACATAGTATAGCTAAAAACAATCCCCTGAGCTTCTTCAGTTTATTCAGGTATGCTCAGTGGTGGTCATCACAGAGTGACCTCTCTGCCTTTGCCTGGGTCAcactttttaaacatcttttgtttgcgtttaatgtgttttttcatgtacTGTAGTAGCTGTATTGTTAAGAGTGTTTACTGTCATTAGCCTTGAGGGTCACCAACTGCTAAAAATATTTGCCACCCTCAGCTGATGCACTGTAGCTGCTTAATATTCAGCTGAGATGAGTCATTAAAGGGATGGGTCAACtatttgggaaatacacttctTCGCTTTCTATCTCAAACTAGTCCTTTAGtttagggtaaaaaaaaagtttaatatggcaaaaatcatgacaaaagaattagcattttaaaatataaaattagtAAAATTGATCAgggttatttatttacaattaaaataacttgTCTCAAACATCATTTCAATCAAAAGACGCACTACAAGCGATATTTAGCACAAAATGTATCAAGCAGGTATTTCCCCAATTAAAAAGAAACTATGAACTTCTTTTCCAGTTCATATTTGGTCACCtgcttattgttttctttacattctCAGGAAAGATGTAATAGCTGGTTTTGAATTCTACCTGCAAAGCCCTCAAAGTGTCAACATTTTGGGCATTTGTCTCCTTTTAATCACCCTGCTTTTACCATTCTCTGTGTTTGGTTTCGTCTCTACACACTGGTTATGTGTTTGGTGGGTTGATTTCAGTGTAATGAATAATTATTACATGTTAAAGTGAAGCACATGCagtatttagcatttttcagTTGGATAAAACATTCCAAATCAACGTTGTACAggttaaaagtaaaagaaaaccaaaacacttgCAGGTTAGACAtgcagtaaatattaataatcattgTTGTAGGTGGTCATTGCATTGTATGAAGTGATGGATGTTTTCACTCCTTTGGCAAAATTCTCCCACTTTACCCCTACATGTAAATGCTTAATGACTACTTGTTCCTGAAGCTCTGGGGTTCAGGGCTTAGTGTGTCATTTCGTGGCTGTTGGTGTCATTCTTTTAGTAGGTgtcatttatataaaagaaaatataaaatccaaGCCAATTAATTCTTTATGAAGTGAAATTGAAAGACAGAATATTTGTGTGTCGCCGTTCAGTCAGAGACGTGTCATATTGAATTCAGTGTCACTCAAGTCTTCTTCGAAAACGTCCTCCAGATTCAGTAGATGGTTATTACAGTGATAAAGTATTAGACTTGAAACAGATGTGAAGACTCGTGTCTGAATGCTCGTTACTTCAAAACCTGTGAGTTGTCTTGTCTGATTGTGATGATGTGGTATTCAATAGgctgttgttttactttttaagttgttgttttttgtaccaatcttttattattttgtgtatttttggatGATGTGTGGATGAGTTTGAAGCACTTGTCCTCTATGTCTTTCCATGGCTGTGGGTaacacattttgaatttgttttgtttttttataaatcaaaaaaataaatgtgataatGTTTTGCGCTGGGTTACCTGTTCAGTGCAaaactaaacataaatatattaaacagtTATGTTAATAGGATCGAGTGGGGTCCTGTTGTGCAGGCTTTTAAATATAGACATGAATAGTAACGACCATAACATGAACTATTTTTACTTGAAAAATGGGCCTGTTTTTAAGTTGGACACCACTCGTATAATTTAACAAATGCATAACATTTTCACCAGCACACACAGTAGTTATGAAGTATATCCCTGTTAACCTCATCATCCACACGCTCATCTGTTAGCAAATGCAAAACGTTTAGCTGATCAGTTCTATAAATTGAGTGTGAAGTCTGCAAAAAGAAGAGTCATCAAGGTGGATTTTGCCATATGTACATACAGCACATCTTATGTGATTATGGAAACAACAGCTGTAAAGTTAAACGCAGCAGGCGCTGCAGTGCATATTGGATACAACTACTAGTACTCTGCATTTCATGCTGCTGTATCAACGCTTCTGAAAGCCATTTCCCATTAACTCCGACATGTTcccacatgtactgtatgttgtttGATATGTATTATCATGTACTATATCATAactagatatttatatatatatgattactTGAGGTGAGGTAAATATATTTGCCAtggataaacacattaaatagaAAACATGTTGTAATTAGATGAATGAAAGGTTTGAGGAGGCTGTGTCTCCATGAGTGAAGTAaatgatgaatacatttttgtgtattaCTTTTGTATTATTTGGTCTTACCCTAATAGATATTAAACAGTTATTGTTGCTTCCTGTTTAGTTATTTGATGAGTTTGAACATTGCTGGAGATGTTTAAGGAACATGAATCAGGTGATTTTTACCttttcatgaatgaaaaaaaacaaacttaaaaaaaatataaaatattaacagaTAACATTTAGCTTAAGTAGGAAACCCTTCTACTCTTAAAATGTTTCTAAGCTTCATCTGCCCTCCGaccacattttaattatttattgtgccTTTCGTTAAAACTGACAGAAAATCTGATTTAGTGTGAGATACTCTGAACCGAGTGGCTCATACTCTTAATGAATACTggtttaaatataattcaaaaataattttcCCTCAAAATAAACAAGTTGCTTGTTGTAGTTTGACTCAGGCAGAAGGTTTAACATATCCAGTTACTTCATGCATAATGATTTCAATTCCAGGTGCTTTAATGGAAATAGTTTTTTATGCTTTGTCGACCTCGTCATTGTAAATACAAAAGTTAAATTAAACCCCTAACTGGTTAAAATGTCGTTGATGCGGATTTGCAAGGCTGTAAGAAAGGAAACAACACTTTTATACAAAATCAAATTAGTATGACAGTTGTGTCAGCAGTAAattcttttattcattaaataaaaaatcaacatcagCCCAGTACATCTGCAATCCATTAAGCAACAGTGAAAAGAATACACAGGGAAACCAGTAAAACAGCAATAATCTTAAAATTCTTTATTCATAAACTTGATGCAAGTTTACAAATTACTGTACATGGTCAAAATTTCTTCAAAtggaaaatgagaaataaaaagaaaaccaaagcgAGCCAACGGTGCCAGACTTGATCATGTTTTGTTGGTGCCAGAAAATAAATGGACAGTCGAGATAAATTAATCTTTTTCAAAACACAGTCCAGTTTGATAAGCGTGCAAGTCTATTCACCACGTCTTGACTATGAAACTTTGAATCGCCTCTTAATATCCCCTCTGACCGGAGTCTCAGATGAGGACACTTCTTGTTATTGAGACCTGATGATTCCTCCCCACTCAGCTTTATCAGACATTAACAACAGAATGTGtgctgagaaacaaaaaaaattctcctgatgttaaaatatttagctCAGAATGTGGTTGTTATTATAATTGACCTCTACAGGCACATTGTTGCCAGTTgtgcaaatatgttttatcaGGAATATTTAAAGATCAGACGTTGAAATCAAATCTACCTCAGTACTGGGGATGAAAATCAAAGCATTAAATACTACAGTGTGAATT
This is a stretch of genomic DNA from Anoplopoma fimbria isolate UVic2021 breed Golden Eagle Sablefish chromosome 19, Afim_UVic_2022, whole genome shotgun sequence. It encodes these proteins:
- the scamp5a gene encoding secretory carrier-associated membrane protein 5, which codes for MHPQEGLWRIVALLPTRRAVCIELCLCVLENNFPPLPRFIPLRPCFYQDFNEIPDQRRTMCKRLYYLWILNSATLAVNLIGCLAWMCGGGGATNFGMAFLWLILFTPCSYVCWFRPIYKAFKTDSSFNFMAFFFVFMAQVVISIIQTVGIPGWGVCGWLATITFFSTNIGSAVVMLIPTIMFTAVAVLSFIALTKVHNFYRGSGGSLGKAQEEWASGAWKNPHVQQAAQQAAMGAAQGAVQQNQYSAAPTYNYDDPM